In Vigna unguiculata cultivar IT97K-499-35 chromosome 3, ASM411807v1, whole genome shotgun sequence, a single genomic region encodes these proteins:
- the LOC114176767 gene encoding uncharacterized protein LOC114176767 isoform X1 → MAKRSPTRVNQTYETGCTWRMLRIFNFREGRSDRRLVSSRRHLNAHANAAENGKSRSSSGAACTVDEKCLQIGVSSRRRDYICRSINSMVNDEVADWENEVTKMIVDHRFVNTHYQGKDGAGFQPNQFLDALKILYSNKELFIKLLQDPNSLLVKQIQEFQSSQVKEPCQHARQKMMSRLNNPQNSNATQCVKPFNSSDRSDSRSNRIVVLKPGTVNVENSVETSFVSPPHSPSSFSSNAQNTRLSHFSFSCIKRKLKHVMKVRRQEQQLRTTDGIPSRLSSSSKGLRDGKKVKELEISEKNSPIRALSNTGKWLNSYHDLKKRENIIMFKDSELCMGQEAASFGEENILKMHIESRKSRSQMLNCGIEETFEEDISLKNSVLSRNLHAYYDIPRDGRCMTQNIDMNNIIGGCGSLLDLRPEIQTLSFSSDVSSSQSCQRTDNTVNMGSKVEHPNNEFFDEHFTKDDVTNLPTTIIQPDESPEKRMHEKIEENNFEDLLIRLSFDPMNDLASSKDIIREILHAFNLKLDELSGGTILHDCVIESFMQVYQNSGFPLHVGNVQAYIVKKLVVKEITELVNLHFHRHPSPLTLEQLVEKDLARRGSWLNIQVDAEDIAVELENDVLEKLVVEIASEMNYHKPICT, encoded by the exons ATGGCGAAAAGATCTCCTACTCGGGTTAACCAAACGTACGAAACAGGTTGTACGTGGCGAATGCTTAGAATCTTTAATTTTCGTGAAGGTCGTTCAGACAGAAGATTGGTTTCCAGTAGGAGGCATTTGAATGCTCATGCTAATG CTGCAGAAAATGGAAAATCCAGAAGTAGCTCAGGTGCGGCCTGCACAGTTGATGAGAAGTGCCTTCAAATTGGT GTGAGTTCCAGAAGAAGAGATTACATCTGTAGAAGTATCAACAGCATGGTGAATGATGAGGTAGCAGATTGGGAAAATGAAGTAACAAAGATGATTGTTGATCACAGATTTGTCAACACACATTATCAAGGCAAAGATGGAGCAGGCTTTCAGCCTAATCAATTCCTGGATGCTTTAAAGATTTTATATTCAAACAAGGAACTTTTCATTAAGCTTCTGCAAGATCCAAACTCTTTGTTAGTAAAACAGATTCAGGAATTTCAGAGTTCTCAAGTGAAAGAACCATGCCAGCATGCAAGGCAGAAAATGATGAGTAGATTAAATAATCCTCAAAATAGTAATGCTACACAGTGTGTAAAACCTTTTAATTCCTCTGATAGATCTGATTCGAGGTCAAACAGAATAGTAGTTTTGAAGCCTGGCACTGTTAATGTGGAAAATTCTGTAGAAACAAGCTTTGTTAGCCCTCCACATTCGCCTAGTAGCTTCAGTTCTAATGCACAAAATACCAGGCTTTCACATTTTTCCTTCAGTTGTATAAAGAGAAAATTGAAGCATGTTATGAAAGTAAGGAGACAAGAACAACAGTTGAGGACAACTGATGGAATACCAAGTAGACTTTCCTCCAGTTCAAAGGGCCTGAGAGATggtaaaaaagtaaaagaattggAAATTTCTGAAAAAAACTCACCAATTCGTGCCCTTAGTAATACTGGAAAATGGTTGAATTCATATCATGATTTGAAGAAGAGGGAGAACATTATCATGTTCAAGGATTCTGAGTTATGTATGGGGCAGGAAGCAGCTTCTTTTGgtgaagaaaatatattgaaaatgcaCATTGAAAGTAGGAAGAGTCGGTCTCAGATGTTGAACTGTGGAATTGAGGAAACTTTTGAAGAAGACATTAGTCTTAAAAATAGTGTTCTTAGCCGCAATCTGCATGCATATTATGATATTCCTAGAG ATGGCAGATGCATGACTCAGAACATCGACATGAATAATATAATCGGAGGATGTGGATCTTTGCTG GATTTGCGTCCAGAGATCCAGACATTGTCTTTTTCATCAGATGTTTCATCAAGCCAATCCTGTCAGAGGACAGATAATACTGTAAACATGGGGAGCAAAGTTGAACACCCTAATAATGAATTTTTCGATGAACATTTTACTAAGGATGACGTTACCAACCTTCCAACCACAATCATTCAACCAG ATGAGTCACCAGAAAAGAGAATGCATGAAAAAATTGAAGAGAACAATTTTGAAGACCTTTTAATAAGACTCTCTTTTGATCCAATGAACGATTTAGCCTCCTCCAAGGACATCATAAGGGAAATTCTGCATGCTTTCAACCTGAAACTGGATGAACTTTCTGGTGGCACAATCTTGCATGACTGTGTCATCGAATCTTTCATGCAGGTATACCAGAATAGTGGTTTCCCACTTCACGTTGGAAACGTTCAAGCATATATTGTGAAGAAACTTGTGGTTAAAGAGATTACTGAACTCGTTAACTTGCATTTTCACCGTCATCCATCACCTTTAACGTTAGAACAGCTTGTTGAAAAGGACTTGGCAAGACGTGGTTCATGGCTAAACATCCAAGTTGATGCAGAAGATATTGCAGTAGAGCTGGAGAATGATGTTCTTGAAAAACTGGTAGTGGAAATTGCGTCTGAGATGAATTACCATAAACCTATCTGTACTTAA
- the LOC114176767 gene encoding uncharacterized protein LOC114176767 isoform X2: protein MAKRSPTRVNQTYETGCTWRMLRIFNFREGRSDRRLVSSRRHLNAHANENGKSRSSSGAACTVDEKCLQIGVSSRRRDYICRSINSMVNDEVADWENEVTKMIVDHRFVNTHYQGKDGAGFQPNQFLDALKILYSNKELFIKLLQDPNSLLVKQIQEFQSSQVKEPCQHARQKMMSRLNNPQNSNATQCVKPFNSSDRSDSRSNRIVVLKPGTVNVENSVETSFVSPPHSPSSFSSNAQNTRLSHFSFSCIKRKLKHVMKVRRQEQQLRTTDGIPSRLSSSSKGLRDGKKVKELEISEKNSPIRALSNTGKWLNSYHDLKKRENIIMFKDSELCMGQEAASFGEENILKMHIESRKSRSQMLNCGIEETFEEDISLKNSVLSRNLHAYYDIPRDGRCMTQNIDMNNIIGGCGSLLDLRPEIQTLSFSSDVSSSQSCQRTDNTVNMGSKVEHPNNEFFDEHFTKDDVTNLPTTIIQPDESPEKRMHEKIEENNFEDLLIRLSFDPMNDLASSKDIIREILHAFNLKLDELSGGTILHDCVIESFMQVYQNSGFPLHVGNVQAYIVKKLVVKEITELVNLHFHRHPSPLTLEQLVEKDLARRGSWLNIQVDAEDIAVELENDVLEKLVVEIASEMNYHKPICT, encoded by the exons ATGGCGAAAAGATCTCCTACTCGGGTTAACCAAACGTACGAAACAGGTTGTACGTGGCGAATGCTTAGAATCTTTAATTTTCGTGAAGGTCGTTCAGACAGAAGATTGGTTTCCAGTAGGAGGCATTTGAATGCTCATGCTAATG AAAATGGAAAATCCAGAAGTAGCTCAGGTGCGGCCTGCACAGTTGATGAGAAGTGCCTTCAAATTGGT GTGAGTTCCAGAAGAAGAGATTACATCTGTAGAAGTATCAACAGCATGGTGAATGATGAGGTAGCAGATTGGGAAAATGAAGTAACAAAGATGATTGTTGATCACAGATTTGTCAACACACATTATCAAGGCAAAGATGGAGCAGGCTTTCAGCCTAATCAATTCCTGGATGCTTTAAAGATTTTATATTCAAACAAGGAACTTTTCATTAAGCTTCTGCAAGATCCAAACTCTTTGTTAGTAAAACAGATTCAGGAATTTCAGAGTTCTCAAGTGAAAGAACCATGCCAGCATGCAAGGCAGAAAATGATGAGTAGATTAAATAATCCTCAAAATAGTAATGCTACACAGTGTGTAAAACCTTTTAATTCCTCTGATAGATCTGATTCGAGGTCAAACAGAATAGTAGTTTTGAAGCCTGGCACTGTTAATGTGGAAAATTCTGTAGAAACAAGCTTTGTTAGCCCTCCACATTCGCCTAGTAGCTTCAGTTCTAATGCACAAAATACCAGGCTTTCACATTTTTCCTTCAGTTGTATAAAGAGAAAATTGAAGCATGTTATGAAAGTAAGGAGACAAGAACAACAGTTGAGGACAACTGATGGAATACCAAGTAGACTTTCCTCCAGTTCAAAGGGCCTGAGAGATggtaaaaaagtaaaagaattggAAATTTCTGAAAAAAACTCACCAATTCGTGCCCTTAGTAATACTGGAAAATGGTTGAATTCATATCATGATTTGAAGAAGAGGGAGAACATTATCATGTTCAAGGATTCTGAGTTATGTATGGGGCAGGAAGCAGCTTCTTTTGgtgaagaaaatatattgaaaatgcaCATTGAAAGTAGGAAGAGTCGGTCTCAGATGTTGAACTGTGGAATTGAGGAAACTTTTGAAGAAGACATTAGTCTTAAAAATAGTGTTCTTAGCCGCAATCTGCATGCATATTATGATATTCCTAGAG ATGGCAGATGCATGACTCAGAACATCGACATGAATAATATAATCGGAGGATGTGGATCTTTGCTG GATTTGCGTCCAGAGATCCAGACATTGTCTTTTTCATCAGATGTTTCATCAAGCCAATCCTGTCAGAGGACAGATAATACTGTAAACATGGGGAGCAAAGTTGAACACCCTAATAATGAATTTTTCGATGAACATTTTACTAAGGATGACGTTACCAACCTTCCAACCACAATCATTCAACCAG ATGAGTCACCAGAAAAGAGAATGCATGAAAAAATTGAAGAGAACAATTTTGAAGACCTTTTAATAAGACTCTCTTTTGATCCAATGAACGATTTAGCCTCCTCCAAGGACATCATAAGGGAAATTCTGCATGCTTTCAACCTGAAACTGGATGAACTTTCTGGTGGCACAATCTTGCATGACTGTGTCATCGAATCTTTCATGCAGGTATACCAGAATAGTGGTTTCCCACTTCACGTTGGAAACGTTCAAGCATATATTGTGAAGAAACTTGTGGTTAAAGAGATTACTGAACTCGTTAACTTGCATTTTCACCGTCATCCATCACCTTTAACGTTAGAACAGCTTGTTGAAAAGGACTTGGCAAGACGTGGTTCATGGCTAAACATCCAAGTTGATGCAGAAGATATTGCAGTAGAGCTGGAGAATGATGTTCTTGAAAAACTGGTAGTGGAAATTGCGTCTGAGATGAATTACCATAAACCTATCTGTACTTAA
- the LOC114179204 gene encoding uncharacterized protein LOC114179204, translated as MDPKNVKSDLVLILDYGSQYTHLITRRIRSLSVFSLCISGTSSLSTITDLNPSVVILSGGPHSVHTPDSPSFPDGFLPWARSHGVVVLGICYGLQLLVQRLGGDVRVGHKQEYGRMEICVDKPSALFPSGKVGKRQVVWMSHGDEAVTLPDGFHVIARSDQGAVAAIENPSAKLYGLQYHPEVTHTEEGMETLRHFLFDVCGVEAGWNMEDVMEEEIKVINDTVGPDEHVICALSGGVDSTVAATLVHKAIGDRLHCVFVDNGLLRYKERERVMETFEKDLHLPVVCVDAVDQFLTKLKGVTDPETKRKIIGKEFICIFDAFAQELEAKLGKKPAYLVQGTLYPDVIESCPPPGTGRTHSHTIKSHHNVGGLPKDMKLKLIEPLKLLFKDEVRQLGRILKVPEAFLKRHPFPGPGLAVRVLGDVTEGNALDILRQVDEIFIQSIKDAGLYDSIWQAFAVFLPVRSVGVQGDQRTHSHVVALRAVTSQDGMTADWYYFEHKFLDDVSRKICNGVRGVNRVVQDITSKPPSTIEWE; from the exons ATGGACCCCAAAAACGTGAAATCCGACCTCGTTCTCATCCTCGATTACGGTTCCCAATACACGCACCTCATCACCCGCCGCATCCGTAGTCTCTCCGTCTTCTCTCTCTGCATCTCCGGCACCTCCTCCCTCTCCACCATCACCGACCTCAACCCCTCCGTCGTCATTCTCTCCGGTGGTCCCCACTCTGTCCACACCCCCGACTCCCCTTCCTTCCCCGATGGCTTCCTTCCATGGGCCCGCTCCCATGGCGTTGTTGTCCTGGGCATCTGCTACGGTCTCCAGCTCCTCGTCCAGCGCCTCGGCGGCGACGTCCGCGTCGGACACAAGCAGGAGTATGGCCGCATGGAAATCTGCGTCGACAAACCGTCCGCGCTCTTCCCATCCGGGAAAGTTGGTAAACGACAGGTCGTTTGGATGAGCCACGGCGACGAGGCCGTCACGCTCCCCGATGGCTTCCACGTCATCGCCCGCAGCGACCAGGGCGCCGTCGCCGCCATCGAAAATCCCTCCGCCAAGCTCTATGGCCTCCAGTATCATCCTGAG GTGACGCATACGGAGGAAGGAATGGAAACTTTGCGGCATTTTCTGTTTGATGTTTGTGGCGTGGAAGCAGGGTGGAACATGGAGGATGTGATGGAGGAGGAGATAAAGGTGATTAACGATACGGTGGGGCCTGATGAGCATGTCATATGCGCTTTGTCTGGTGGTGTGGATTCCACCGTTGCTGCAACTCTTGTGCATAAGGCTATTGGCGATAGGCTTCATTGCGTGTTTGTGGATAATGGGTTGCTTAGGTATAAGGAGAGGGAGCGTGTGATGGAGACCTTTGAGAAGGATCTTCATTTGCCAGTTGTGTGTGTTGATGCAGTGGATCAGTTTCTTACGAAGTTGAAAGGTGTGACGGATCCGGAGACTAAGAGGAAGATTATTGGGAAGGagtttatttgtatttttgacGCGTTTGCTCAGGAGCTTGAAGCAAAGCTGGGGAAGAAGCCGGCTTACTTGGTTCAGGGGACGTTGTATCCGGATGTGATTGAATCTTGCCCTCCACCTGGGACTGGGAGAACCCATTCCCATACCATTAAAAGTCATCATAATGTTGGAGGTCTTCCAAAGGACATGAAATTGAAGCTTATTGAACCGCTTAAGCTACTATTCAAGGATGAG GTTCGTCAATTAGGTAGGATCTTGAAAGTTCCTGAGGCATTTCTAAAACGTCATCCATTCCCTGGGCCTGGTCTTGCTGTGAGAGTTTTGGGTGACGTGACTGAAGGAAATGCTTTAGATATTCTCCGACAg GTTGATGAGATCTTCATCCAGTCAATCAAGGACGCTGGGCTCTATGATTCAATATGGCAAGCTTTTGCAGTTTTCTTGCCTGTTCGATCCGTTGGTGTTCAAGGTGATCAAAGAACTCACTCCCATGTTGTTGCTCTCAGAGCTGTTACAAGTCAAGATGGAATGACTGCAGACTG GTACTACTTTGAGCACAAGTTCCTTGACGATGTTAGCCGAAAGATTTGTAACGGTGTCCGTGGTGTAAACCGTGTTGTGCAAGACATTACCTCAAAGCCACCATCAACAATTGAATGGGAATAA